The Apostichopus japonicus isolate 1M-3 chromosome 3, ASM3797524v1, whole genome shotgun sequence region AGGCTAATCtaaatgcatattcatgctCGAGTTTATGAAAATTTCATCGTTTAATAAATGTATGGAAGCTGAAACAACGTGCAAAGTTCATTAAAGCAAGaaaacgtttaaaaaaaaaaaaaaaattaaataattagtcTCATGCGCATGCAGGTGGATCTATTGGTTACTCCAATTTATGAACCAGGGACGGATACACAAATCAGTAATTCAGTATAACACATGAAACTGCGATTGAAAATTGAGAAATCCCCCCGGACATTAATTAAGGAAATTAAATTGATGTTGGTGGTGACAGGTGTTTTGTTTTACCTTTGGTGCAACAACTCATACTAATTACTCATTACAATGTTTCCTCTTTTGGTTACGATGCCCAATATgctcagtaacctttgcaatcgtgCTGGCGCATGTGTGTGTAgatgtaaacatggtatctcaagaagcaaaAGTTTAGTCAATGTCACGCTTGGTAGATGTCCCATGATCGGTAGATGTGCTCTATTGTTTGCGGTTCCCATCTCATGCATATCGATGAGTGGGCGGGACATAACGTAAATTTTTTTATAAtggcaatatctcttcaaccgtaTGTCTGATTaagtttatacttggtatggtaCATAGTCATATTATCATTCTCATTATAATTCATGAATGGACGTGGCTTGAGCTTTATCacagtgaaaagcttgtaaacacgatatcaacaagttaatatgaATATCATGAATGTAACAAGATATCAAGATAACAAGATATCATGTAACAAGATatcatgaatgttaatgagTGGGTCGGGCgtaacataaaattcttaaaatgtcaatatctcttcaacggTATGTtcgatttagttcatacttggtatggtgatacATACTACAAATTAAGTGTATACACTTTGCAACAAcaactttgacctcattaatattcatgagttggtggggaataatgggaaaataaaaaacagcttgtaaacatgatatctcgtCAACCACGacttgaatcaatgtcatacttaaTAGATAAATGCCCCATGATTGAAATTGGTTGAGGTCATAGAGGTCAACaagtgtcaaagtctgaaaacattttaaacatgataactccaaaattaaagataCAATAAATCTGTCAATTCTCCAATGGTATGATTTTCGTTCTGTGAaaatagtttggtcaaattcagctCAGTTAAGTTTTGTGAAGGTGCTCTATAAGTCATTAACAAAACAATCAGTCATCGAGGAAAGTTAGTTCAAGGAAAGTTGCTTAAGCACACTGAAGTGGCCTTGTCCAgtttcaccctctgagcttGAAGGGGtctcaaatggtggaaaaatTGGCTCAAGGGGTCTAAAGGTGATCTCAATTGGTCTTCAATTGGCAATTTGTTTTTTGATTTATACCGGATGACTTGTAGGTTGTCAAAATATTTCCCAGTGCATGTAAACAGTCTCTTGTATAGGCTCTCAGTCTATAAACAGCAAATCTGAAAAGTGATTTGCATTATGAATTGGAATAACAagttctatactgtaaaatccttaccagtgaattaaatggttgatggtttgtcaacatgataactgattcctgataCCTATCTTTTTATATGTTGCCGCATAAGTTAATAGATAATACTCTTCATGTTGGTATCCACAGGTTCatttatattaacatgtatggcctACCACACTATAAATACGTGTAAGACATCGTAACcatttttcgttttctggtttctAGATTGCGAGGTTTTTGCCATGCAACAATGCGATAGCAGGCTTGCATACACTGTAGAACTCAACGATGACGTCAACGATACAGAGGCTATGTGTCAAGGTTTACAGGTATGGCGCTATATATGAAttgtaatatacatataaaagtAGAGGGCTTTTGCCAGTATTCAACTTCCCCTCAGTCTATATGTACCGATGTAACGCACTTTGGGGTTCAGTATGCGACATATATTGAGTGAATGGGTTGTTAGTCCTCGCGTCGTGACCGCTGTAGTCAGTGGGAACTCACCTGTACTTTTAATGACCACTTTGTTTGTAAGTAGAGCCTCCTCCGATCTCCAACCAGACAGAGTGTTAGAACCATTTTGTGTAGACCTGTTCAATATATAGCTGCTGTCATATGATGTACAAGAGGATTTAATCCCTCTCATTCAATCCCTCTTTCTAACACATAATTATCTGAAGATGTTACATTTCCTTGACCCTTACCATGGCTCTTACAGCTCTATGGTGGTCCCATGCACTCCTCCGATACAATAGCATTGTATCCATTTCAATTATCATTACCCTTCTATACTCCTTAACCCTGTTGCGTTATAAACATATTACACGTGTGCAGGCAGAAAAGTCTTGTCTTTCCTAAAAAGTAGGTTGCTAGTAAGGAGCTGACGTAATGGTCTAATCTTTGTAGTGCAGCCCATGTGATTGATGAACCTCCGATGTTTGAAGTCATGTTGCAAAGTAAAGTAGTGATATTGAAGTGTCATCTAGACGGGGGTATTGGTCTTTTTCAATATGTAGTCTAcagcagggggtaggaagcttccaaaaagtgtgtgtgtgtgtttgggggggggggtgcactttctcattccacacccaccactcgttatgctataatccgatacacaccggccatatcacttaaataaaatgatgtgttagtatgctatcaatacttgGTGCCCTGCAACAttgctattttatttattgagattgtttattgttaaccgtgctacaaaaagatatgggatgccattttaaaaattgcatgtacagactaaaaattaataattaaaataaaatattaaaattaacaaaggctgaagatatccaaaagacagttcttcatcaaaggggcacattttatttgccagtagggcacatttgctattttggcaaaagtggggggggggcacgtgcccccaatGCCCCCCTCacggctcctacccccctggTCTACAGCATGTGGAAACTGAATTTTGTGCCCTATGTCTGCTATTAAATGCACAGCCCCTTCAATGCAGATAGGATTCATCTTTGACAAAGGCGTTGTATACCTGCCATAATTTTCACATTTGCAACCAACTTGAAGAAACTAGACTTATTTCtatcattttttcccttttttttggcCAGGCCTACTTAGACTGCCTTTCCTCCGAATCTTCGTTTTGTGACTTCTCTGCTGAATTTCTGCGAGCTGTTTACACTTTTGCCGATtcgtacaaaagaaccaaactTTGTAAAAATTTAGTCATCGATAAGCTGGCAAAGTTCGGAGAGAGTAATAACAGCAGCCGTCGAAAAAGAGCCATCTCCACGGCAACAGGTAAGGCTTGATACAAGTCGGTTTAATTGAGGGTAATCTTCCTCTCATATGGTCCCAATGTCGGGGTTGTATGTTATTTTGGTACCCATTCAGGTTCAAGACATATACTAGTCCGAAATATCCGCATTAAGGATGACACATAAAACTATAGTCTTAAATTTTTACGCTGTTTTTTAATACCAGCGCCATTGTTTATTTGACAAATTTCATGTTCACTTTGTTACTGAATACACGATAAGAACTATATGTCAACGTGCACCACTTGTTTAAAACGACAAGTCTAGTGACGTCACTGACATCTTAGGGATGTGACTGTGATTAAAAAGATAGTATGAAGTACCGGTCCTTATAAATGTGCAAAAACTCTAACAAACAAAGAGAATGAATCCAACGTATTCAAGTCTAAGATTGTTGTATGATCAGAAACATAACGATTCTGTCACATTTGTCACTCAGACAATTTTGTAACACTACTATTACTTAATATATACAAGCAAATTTGTCGTTTATTGTTGGGGACGTGTAAGCTATGTAGATCTGGTAACAGGATTATGACATGAAAAACTAAATCCATATTAAACGCAAAATGTAATAGTCAGCATATATAGACTCCAAACCTAATTGCTGATGGTAAATTTATTTCGTTTTTGTTGAGAAATTCTAATGAAATTGTTGTTTACTGACCGTGCTTTATCGTACAGCATTTGTACGGAGAAAGCGCTACTACTGGATTGAGTTGTTCCTCCCTGACGTCATCAAGATGGAATTTGCGTAATCAATGGCGGCTTACTGTGCATTGTGGTTAGGCTTTAGGAGCCGATTTTCAAGCGAGCGTATTCAGTCCAACAGAAAgcggttaacttaaaaattgaatattagAGTTTTCAGGTTACTGGATAATATAAATAGTCTtttgatccctgccttcgttattcctttcAAAAATATCgtgtatttttgttgttgacatttcAGAATCAAGCCCTCGTGGCAGTGAGCTTGAATGTGCCGTCCCACAACTCTCGTTATGCTCTTCGCTGTTCAATAGGAGTCTCCGAGAGGCAGGTAACTTTTGCTCGACCCTTAACGAGTACCGTCACTGCGTCAGCCATGCTGCCAAGTCCTGCAATGACGAGACACTCTTGCATCTGAAGGAAAGCGTCAGAATTTTAGCTCATATGCATAAAAAATTCCAAGTCTGTGACATTCATTAAATGTCGATAATAATCAACTTCAAGTGTCATTCATATAACGTGAACGCGAGCAAGTCCAGCTTAAGAACGACAATTGTGTCTCAAGCTCCAAAGCTTACGAAACAATTATAATGACAATTGGTTTGACTACAGCGGAATTTGCTAAGAGAAGAGGATTTGTAACACGAAGGCTTTTCTCAGCTGGAATCCGTATAGTTTATTGTCGCCTTTTTCTTTAGATCACTTTTTATCGACAGCAACTAATAAAAGgtaaaattgaatatttacGTATTCAACATTCAAGTTCAACTAAAGTTATATTcctaaatattttaaaaaaaatattcgaattgttttttttttgtacactaGGTCTTGAACGGAGCATTGTTATGATACTATAGTTTGATATCCAACTAAATATTTCTCAATCAGCTTCGTTTTGAAAATGATCATTTACATATTACTAAATAGTATCAATTTCTGGCTTATGACTGTTACCCCCCAAGTGACCATTACAGAATAAGGTAACAATGTGAAAACCACCCAGACCGGAAAGTAAGACCGGTAGGTCTGCAACGGTCGTAGACCAGGACTGAAGCATCTGTATAATTGATGATGAGTGCAACGATTAGCTACCACGAGATGAAAGGATAATAAACTAAACAGTCTCTGAACTTTTAACGGAAATGTTAACGCACAAAATTGAACATTTACTTTTTTCAACATTCAAGTTTCAACTAAAGACTACCCACCAGGAGGTGAAACACTTACCGTCTGTATTATGGAATAGCGTGGAACGATTAGCTACCACGACGCAGACCAGTCTAAGATAGTGCTACGTCACATTTGAGTCTGCAAATATTGCACTTCGCTGCCTGGTACTGTGTCTACGATACAGTTTTATTAACACGAAGAAAGTATATCACGTAGATACTGAGAGTAATCTCATAAACGTGTTTGAGAGACTTTTAAAAAAGAGACTTTGGATGTTTTATTCATtgacttattattattttttgggggggtgggggaggggtggtgttCCGCCGAATTGCTGAAT contains the following coding sequences:
- the LOC139962566 gene encoding uncharacterized protein isoform X1; protein product: MELGLCNLFYSLSIFVCACVAMGIQPIFQGDEDNDWGEQLEGPIYDGSSSYSIDSYSYFSSDNDVSNGESDSIVEEAWEENNASLPSEKDTTEGVLKSLNRLSSFLYNTHSFRRHGLLKLDHNEDGFITKHEYSLRNPDVDAEIVRTLFDILDNNGDDKLTQAELDAKTDFWETTEDCEVFAMQQCDSRLAYTVELNDDVNDTEAMCQGLQAYLDCLSSESSFCDFSAEFLRAVYTFADSYKRTKLCKNLVIDKLAKFGESNNSSRRKRAISTATESSPRGSELECAVPQLSLCSSLFNRSLREAGNFCSTLNEYRHCVSHAAKSCNDETLLHLKESVRILAHMHKKFQVCDIH
- the LOC139962566 gene encoding uncharacterized protein isoform X2, which encodes MELGLCNLFYSLSIFVCACVAMGIQPIFQGDEDNDWGEQLEGPIYDGSSSYSIDSYSYFSSDNDVSNGESDSIVEEAWEENNASLPSEKDTTEGRHGLLKLDHNEDGFITKHEYSLRNPDVDAEIVRTLFDILDNNGDDKLTQAELDAKTDFWETTEDCEVFAMQQCDSRLAYTVELNDDVNDTEAMCQGLQAYLDCLSSESSFCDFSAEFLRAVYTFADSYKRTKLCKNLVIDKLAKFGESNNSSRRKRAISTATESSPRGSELECAVPQLSLCSSLFNRSLREAGNFCSTLNEYRHCVSHAAKSCNDETLLHLKESVRILAHMHKKFQVCDIH